The Agarilytica rhodophyticola genome has a window encoding:
- a CDS encoding 2Fe-2S iron-sulfur cluster-binding protein, with product MKITIVSGDALHQQPCGYEYQQNEEKRPMALDVLIQAKASAMPELAFRYGCRNELCGVCTIEVNGNPRLACRCRVDEGDVLSPLSTLPHIRDLIVTRSQVNRQLQNTIPPTPAVSQRSPSPEEISLNRCIECYSCLSDCPMYERNNISKNNFSQKSDPENKQTAEELKYGNPYTLLKIRQATLAEQYSDKNKNQLVENTIELGLDSCLDCDGCKCQVGISLTSEVIGPLLALAAAKNSRF from the coding sequence ATGAAGATAACCATAGTCTCAGGTGACGCACTCCACCAACAACCGTGTGGATATGAATATCAGCAAAATGAAGAAAAGCGTCCGATGGCATTGGATGTGCTAATTCAAGCAAAAGCTTCTGCTATGCCTGAACTAGCTTTTCGTTATGGTTGTCGAAATGAGTTGTGTGGTGTTTGTACTATCGAGGTAAACGGCAATCCAAGACTTGCTTGCCGTTGTCGAGTAGATGAGGGCGATGTGTTAAGCCCATTAAGTACGCTACCTCATATTCGTGATTTAATAGTCACACGCAGCCAGGTGAACCGGCAACTGCAAAATACTATCCCCCCAACACCAGCTGTATCTCAACGCTCACCGTCTCCTGAAGAAATTAGTCTTAATCGTTGCATTGAATGTTATAGCTGCTTGTCAGATTGTCCGATGTATGAACGTAATAATATTTCTAAAAATAATTTTTCCCAAAAAAGTGACCCAGAAAATAAACAAACGGCTGAAGAGTTGAAATACGGTAATCCTTATACCTTGTTAAAAATTAGACAGGCAACATTAGCTGAGCAATACAGTGACAAGAATAAAAACCAATTAGTCGAGAATACGATCGAGCTAGGCTTAGATAGTTGTTTGGATTGTGATGGCTGTAAATGCCAAGTGGGTATTAGCTTAACAAGCGAAGTGATTGGGCCACTTTTAGCCCTTGCCGCAGCTAAGAATAGCCGGTTTTAA
- a CDS encoding FAD-binding protein gives MFKIKDKTFDVVIIGSGGAGGAAASAAVQQGANVLVVSKDPLICSDSKISEGIVTVRNVGENKDSESNLSTNMRVEGSDIGDPQLVQAFAKDSKKAYKWLEKWGLKANRSHNNDNKRSHAELGGHNRPRSIIHPNGGLDYGHSVWQALLQNENAISLLEDAWCLEVITDEQGKTNTKQVIGCLIYHAVSGEIWRIKAPSVVLACGGLSTLYFPNTDTMRGNTGDGYAMAARLGCELVDMEQVQFIPFALVGPKSFEGLVVGEPASAGPLGVLRDRNGNILMKGIMRRNRAEVAAAMAQAIAQGKGTDKGGCYLDLTRNVEGPSGAMFYRLFSTVGHAFVKNIRAAQGVKASLLQEPWEVKPCAHYCMGGIRVNEQGEAISQRDIKGLLAAGQVLGGLHGGNRLGSTSLAENVIFGLRAGNQAAWIANTQTIDHKVWQQKTHAALRQYTSLLGAKYPSSASELTIQLQKVAWEYLGPTRTGDKIKQGIKKVAVLKQKLQRVKISNNTIWNQSFIDYVELCNLITCAELIGLSALKRPLSAGAHVRSDKPALLSKVFDCLPYSLSIKIDKPTASLSSTSVWNTTKIKREHTPLMSALAHKTKKQVGVLSLALLYGVPQQRLTQILSKIYRKKAKEMGVVLPDEQTISENIPEQIQSYSLRLVEKLPQTHDSVSFRFVKNNTRAFSFKPGQFGNFTFVIRGKAITRSYSFSASPNQKDFIEITVKREPGGLVSNWMIDHLAVGDTVEMKGPLGTFTLPPHGAPLPPKKLLLIGAGSGITPLISMAKWIVDQQFETNVILIYSMRTRNDCIFRQTLYDLASKYSNLRVCINYTRENNIPININDENDIALGRLSMTLLKRWVPDLTRRHVYMCGPNLFMQQIQDKLQHLGLAKRKLHLEHFSKALDMDAFSDIGQFNIHFTRSNIKAESIPAKSILDVAEQHGMDVSFSCRSGTCGECKTRKLSGDIRMLCDDGLTSAEKQNNYILTCTALPLSDCKLEM, from the coding sequence ATGTTTAAAATCAAAGATAAAACATTCGATGTGGTGATCATCGGTAGCGGCGGAGCTGGAGGCGCAGCAGCTAGTGCTGCCGTTCAACAAGGTGCGAATGTACTTGTTGTCAGCAAAGATCCTTTGATATGCAGTGATAGCAAGATTTCTGAGGGCATCGTTACAGTCAGAAATGTGGGGGAAAATAAAGACAGCGAAAGTAACCTGTCTACCAATATGCGAGTTGAAGGTAGCGATATAGGCGATCCTCAGTTAGTTCAAGCCTTCGCTAAAGACTCAAAAAAAGCCTACAAGTGGCTCGAGAAGTGGGGGTTAAAAGCCAACCGTAGTCATAACAATGACAACAAAAGATCTCACGCTGAACTTGGTGGTCACAATAGGCCGCGCTCAATTATTCATCCTAACGGTGGGCTAGATTATGGCCATTCCGTTTGGCAAGCGCTGTTACAAAACGAAAACGCTATTAGCCTACTTGAAGACGCTTGGTGTTTAGAAGTGATAACCGATGAGCAAGGTAAAACTAATACTAAACAAGTTATCGGGTGTTTGATTTATCACGCTGTCAGTGGCGAAATATGGCGAATAAAAGCCCCTTCGGTTGTGCTAGCGTGCGGAGGACTCAGTACTCTCTACTTCCCAAACACAGATACTATGCGCGGTAACACGGGCGACGGCTATGCAATGGCAGCAAGGCTAGGCTGCGAATTGGTCGATATGGAACAAGTCCAATTTATTCCCTTTGCACTAGTGGGGCCTAAATCTTTTGAAGGCTTGGTGGTGGGCGAGCCGGCCAGTGCAGGCCCTTTGGGAGTTTTACGCGACCGCAATGGCAATATTTTAATGAAAGGCATCATGCGTCGAAATCGTGCTGAAGTAGCTGCTGCTATGGCGCAGGCGATAGCACAGGGGAAGGGTACAGATAAGGGGGGATGCTACCTGGATTTAACTCGTAATGTAGAGGGACCAAGCGGAGCAATGTTTTATCGCTTGTTTAGCACTGTTGGCCATGCATTTGTAAAGAACATTAGGGCTGCACAAGGAGTGAAGGCATCTCTATTACAAGAACCTTGGGAGGTAAAACCATGTGCTCATTATTGTATGGGAGGGATAAGGGTTAATGAACAAGGAGAAGCAATAAGCCAAAGAGATATAAAAGGATTATTAGCTGCAGGTCAGGTATTAGGCGGCTTACATGGTGGCAACCGCCTGGGTTCAACATCGTTAGCCGAAAATGTCATATTCGGATTGCGCGCTGGCAACCAAGCCGCTTGGATTGCTAACACGCAAACAATAGATCACAAAGTGTGGCAACAAAAAACCCATGCTGCGTTGAGGCAATATACCTCATTGCTCGGTGCTAAGTATCCTTCATCTGCTAGCGAACTTACTATTCAATTACAAAAAGTCGCTTGGGAATACCTTGGCCCTACGCGCACTGGCGATAAGATTAAACAAGGTATTAAAAAGGTCGCAGTGTTAAAGCAAAAATTGCAACGAGTAAAAATATCTAATAATACGATTTGGAATCAAAGTTTTATTGATTATGTTGAGCTTTGCAACTTGATCACCTGCGCCGAGTTAATAGGGCTATCTGCATTAAAAAGACCACTTAGCGCAGGCGCACATGTCAGATCAGATAAGCCAGCATTACTGTCCAAGGTTTTTGATTGTCTGCCTTATAGCTTATCCATCAAAATAGATAAACCTACAGCATCACTTAGTTCCACAAGCGTTTGGAATACCACCAAAATCAAGCGAGAACACACACCACTAATGTCCGCTTTAGCTCATAAAACCAAAAAACAGGTGGGAGTATTGAGTCTGGCATTGCTGTATGGTGTTCCCCAGCAACGCTTAACTCAGATTCTGAGCAAGATATATCGCAAAAAAGCCAAAGAAATGGGTGTTGTTTTACCTGATGAGCAAACTATATCTGAAAACATACCAGAGCAAATTCAATCCTACTCACTGCGCCTAGTAGAAAAATTACCTCAAACTCACGATAGTGTATCATTTCGTTTCGTAAAAAATAACACAAGAGCATTTTCTTTTAAGCCTGGACAGTTTGGCAATTTTACTTTTGTTATTAGAGGTAAAGCTATTACCCGTTCCTATTCTTTTTCTGCATCGCCGAATCAGAAAGACTTTATTGAAATTACTGTCAAACGCGAACCAGGAGGATTAGTTTCCAATTGGATGATTGACCATTTAGCCGTTGGCGATACAGTTGAGATGAAAGGGCCTCTGGGTACATTCACTTTACCACCCCATGGTGCACCGTTACCGCCAAAGAAACTTTTATTAATTGGAGCTGGCAGCGGCATTACACCTCTGATATCTATGGCTAAGTGGATCGTTGATCAGCAATTTGAAACGAATGTTATTCTAATTTATTCGATGCGCACCAGAAACGACTGTATATTCAGGCAAACCTTATATGATCTAGCTAGTAAGTACAGTAACCTTCGAGTTTGTATTAACTACACTAGAGAGAATAATATCCCTATCAATATAAATGATGAAAATGATATCGCTCTGGGAAGATTATCGATGACATTGCTAAAGCGGTGGGTACCCGATTTAACAAGGCGTCATGTATACATGTGTGGGCCAAATCTATTTATGCAGCAGATTCAAGACAAACTTCAGCATCTCGGCTTAGCGAAGCGAAAATTACATCTTGAACATTTTAGTAAGGCTTTAGATATGGATGCATTCTCAGATATCGGCCAGTTCAATATTCATTTTACTCGATCCAATATCAAAGCAGAAAGCATCCCTGCTAAATCTATTCTCGATGTGGCAGAACAACACGGTATGGATGTGAGTTTTAGTTGCCGCAGTGGTACTTGTGGGGAATGTAAAACACGGAAATTATCAGGTGATATTCGTATGCTTTGCGATGACGGCCTAACTTCTGCAGAAAAACAAAATAACTATATTCTTACCTGCACCGCATTGCCGCTAAGTGATTGTAAACTAGAGATGTAA
- a CDS encoding DUF1624 domain-containing protein gives MSVSTSIKQSNDTEGKPINALRLASIDLLRGLVILIMMLDHVRERFFMHTSTGDPIHDTVAPELYFTRYITHLCAPIFIFLAGISAWLYAHPANGNYRSPTSFLFKRGMVLIFIEVVFYYLLWIDTIATTIWLQVLWAIGVSMICLSLVCHLNYWLIGSIGLAIVFGHNALTPIEFAPDEFGYTLWSILHDQNNIGEVGGLTIRASYPVLPWIGVILLGYFTGPLFEEKITVASRRKTLIITGVICLLTLLILRGFNIYGETLPWSVQDTVIDTVRSFLNFSKYPPSLDYLLITLSTGLFLLAWFDSLRSQNFFLKILKVYGSVPMFAYLVHLYTLLVAYWVLYLFFGPTHGERFGLSGVWQIWVGAIVLTLMLYYPSKLFSSYKHKEKYRKPWLSYL, from the coding sequence ATGTCGGTTAGTACATCTATAAAACAGTCGAACGACACTGAAGGCAAACCTATTAATGCGTTAAGATTAGCCTCAATAGATCTCTTGCGCGGCTTGGTTATTCTTATCATGATGCTTGATCACGTGCGCGAACGTTTTTTTATGCACACATCAACCGGTGATCCGATACATGATACGGTAGCACCCGAACTGTATTTTACCCGCTATATTACCCACCTTTGTGCACCAATTTTTATATTCCTTGCCGGCATCTCTGCCTGGTTATATGCACATCCAGCTAATGGTAATTATCGTTCTCCCACAAGTTTTTTATTCAAGCGTGGAATGGTGCTTATTTTTATTGAAGTTGTCTTTTACTATCTGCTTTGGATCGACACAATTGCTACTACAATTTGGCTTCAGGTACTGTGGGCAATTGGTGTTAGTATGATCTGCTTATCTCTTGTGTGCCATTTAAATTATTGGCTCATAGGCAGTATTGGCTTGGCAATTGTATTTGGGCATAACGCGTTGACACCAATTGAGTTTGCGCCCGATGAATTCGGTTATACTTTATGGTCAATTCTTCACGATCAAAATAATATCGGTGAAGTAGGTGGGTTAACGATCAGAGCATCTTATCCCGTACTCCCCTGGATAGGGGTGATTCTACTGGGATACTTTACAGGGCCATTATTTGAAGAAAAAATTACAGTTGCTAGTAGGCGTAAGACTTTAATTATAACTGGGGTTATCTGCTTACTTACCTTGCTCATACTGCGCGGATTTAATATTTATGGTGAGACATTGCCCTGGAGTGTCCAAGATACTGTTATCGATACTGTAAGGTCATTTCTTAACTTTTCAAAGTATCCGCCTTCGCTGGACTATCTATTGATTACACTGAGCACTGGCCTATTTTTATTAGCTTGGTTTGATTCCTTACGCAGCCAAAACTTTTTTTTAAAGATTCTTAAAGTTTATGGCTCAGTACCCATGTTTGCATATCTGGTGCACCTTTATACTTTGCTTGTAGCATATTGGGTTCTTTATCTATTTTTCGGCCCCACTCATGGAGAACGCTTTGGCCTAAGTGGTGTTTGGCAAATATGGGTTGGCGCAATAGTTCTGACACTGATGCTTTATTACCCATCCAAACTATTTTCTAGCTACAAACACAAGGAAAAATACCGTAAGCCTTGGTTGAGTTATCTATAG
- a CDS encoding TonB-dependent siderophore receptor: MRFFAPYLIGISSMLPSALSLADDDTKEVETVSVIGTRQAYQGAFEYKEVPAASQEIDLELIKDAGVLNLSEALDLSATVARQNNFGGLWNSFAIRGFAGDENLPSGFLVNGFNAGRGFGGPRDLVGIERVEVLKGPKAALFGRGEPGGAVNLVTKRPEFEKGGEIRTTVGSWEQLRFETDAQTVLGEDENVGVRLVGFFDDAESFRRTVETKRVGFYPSIAWEASDSTTVNYELEFTRQELPFDRGVVSLNGELGIMPIENFIGEPGDGDIETEVMGHQLEVEHELWDNWTLLTGLGLRDTTFVGFASEPNFEGRQTLFLDGRTLSRFRRFRDFDTEYAVVRAELSGEFSTGTLEHRLIVGADLDRFENDQIILRGRPPSIPDGATLDQLDLDQYLVLDILDPVYGAVPLLELGPNTDRLEVQKAWGIYIQDQIDITEQFQIRLGGRFDDFSQDIDNRRATPVTTTSQSDSRFSPQVGAVYLVNENTSVYATYGEGFRQLTGSDFAGNAFDPNKSESSEIGIKTDLQGFFDSVSGVATLSLFDIQQSNILVFDDRPEASDGFFLRPAGEAESRGIELDINAQFPGNVEFWFSYAFIDAEYTNANPDANFGATIEAGDPLINVPENQLSVQLSKGFTSLGVPAKVGAGVLYVDERLGQTASDFFLPSYTTVRAFAELEASRDITLRVDIDNLFDEEFYTNSFADIWVEPGAPRRFRFTAAFKI, from the coding sequence ATGCGCTTTTTCGCCCCATATTTAATTGGTATATCGTCAATGCTGCCTAGTGCATTGAGCCTTGCAGATGACGATACAAAGGAAGTTGAAACAGTTTCAGTGATCGGAACACGTCAAGCCTACCAAGGTGCTTTTGAATATAAGGAGGTGCCAGCAGCATCTCAGGAAATTGATCTTGAATTAATAAAAGATGCCGGTGTACTCAACCTCAGTGAAGCGCTTGATTTATCCGCTACTGTGGCGCGCCAAAATAACTTCGGAGGGCTGTGGAATAGTTTCGCAATTCGAGGGTTTGCCGGTGATGAAAATTTACCCAGTGGTTTTTTAGTTAATGGATTTAACGCTGGCCGCGGATTTGGTGGCCCAAGAGACTTGGTAGGTATTGAAAGAGTTGAAGTTTTAAAGGGGCCTAAGGCAGCGCTTTTCGGCCGGGGTGAGCCTGGTGGTGCAGTAAACCTTGTGACAAAGCGCCCCGAATTTGAAAAGGGTGGAGAAATTCGAACTACCGTTGGTAGTTGGGAGCAACTGCGCTTTGAAACTGATGCTCAAACGGTACTTGGCGAAGATGAAAATGTCGGTGTGCGCTTAGTAGGCTTTTTTGATGACGCAGAAAGTTTCAGAAGAACAGTAGAAACTAAGCGCGTTGGCTTTTACCCATCGATTGCATGGGAAGCTTCAGATAGTACCACTGTTAACTATGAGCTGGAATTTACCCGGCAAGAATTGCCTTTTGACCGTGGTGTCGTTTCTTTAAATGGCGAACTTGGCATCATGCCAATAGAAAACTTTATTGGTGAACCTGGCGATGGTGATATTGAAACTGAAGTAATGGGACATCAGTTGGAAGTAGAGCATGAGCTTTGGGATAATTGGACCCTTCTTACTGGGCTCGGTTTAAGGGATACCACGTTTGTTGGTTTTGCTTCAGAACCCAATTTCGAGGGGCGTCAAACCCTATTTTTAGATGGCCGCACACTTTCTAGATTTAGGCGCTTTAGGGACTTTGATACAGAATATGCAGTTGTGCGTGCAGAGCTTTCGGGTGAATTTAGCACCGGTACTCTTGAGCATCGTCTTATTGTTGGTGCAGATCTCGATCGTTTCGAGAATGATCAAATTATTCTACGTGGCCGTCCACCGTCAATCCCTGACGGCGCAACCTTAGATCAACTCGACCTCGATCAGTATCTTGTATTAGATATTCTTGATCCTGTATATGGGGCTGTCCCGCTGCTTGAGTTAGGCCCTAATACTGATCGCTTAGAAGTGCAAAAAGCATGGGGTATTTACATTCAAGACCAGATAGATATCACTGAACAATTTCAAATCCGCTTAGGCGGACGTTTTGATGACTTTAGCCAAGATATCGACAACCGCCGGGCAACCCCAGTAACAACCACCTCCCAATCAGATTCCCGTTTCTCTCCTCAAGTGGGAGCCGTTTATTTGGTGAATGAAAATACCAGTGTCTATGCCACCTATGGCGAAGGCTTTAGGCAATTAACTGGCTCAGATTTCGCGGGTAATGCCTTCGACCCCAATAAGTCAGAGTCTTCAGAAATCGGTATCAAAACTGATTTACAAGGGTTTTTTGATAGTGTATCCGGCGTCGCTACGCTGTCACTTTTCGATATCCAACAAAGTAATATTCTAGTTTTCGATGATCGTCCTGAGGCCTCTGATGGTTTCTTCTTAAGACCAGCTGGAGAAGCAGAGAGTCGCGGCATAGAACTTGATATCAATGCTCAATTCCCTGGCAATGTAGAGTTCTGGTTTTCCTATGCCTTTATCGATGCGGAATATACTAACGCGAACCCCGATGCAAACTTTGGTGCCACCATCGAAGCAGGTGACCCTCTTATTAACGTTCCTGAGAATCAGTTAAGTGTGCAATTAAGCAAGGGCTTTACATCATTGGGTGTACCTGCAAAAGTTGGCGCAGGTGTTCTTTACGTTGATGAGCGCTTAGGTCAAACTGCGTCTGACTTTTTCTTACCAAGTTACACAACCGTAAGAGCATTTGCAGAGTTAGAGGCCTCTCGGGATATTACTCTTCGAGTGGATATAGACAATCTATTCGATGAGGAATTCTATACAAACTCTTTTGCTGATATCTGGGTTGAACCAGGAGCACCAAGACGTTTCCGTTTTACCGCAGCATTTAAGATTTAA